Proteins encoded within one genomic window of Alteribacter populi:
- the galU gene encoding UTP--glucose-1-phosphate uridylyltransferase GalU has protein sequence MNVRKAIIPAAGLGTRFLPATKAMPKEMLPIVDKPTIQYIVEEAVESGIEDIIIVTGRGKRAIEDHFDHSFELEQNLLKKGKMELLDEVQKSSKLVDIHYIRQKEPKGLGHAIWCARKFIGDEPFAVLLGDDIVRAQKPCLKQLIEQYNHYRASILGVQTVEDDEVSRYGIVDGKKIGSRFYGVNHLIEKPKKEDAPSNLAILGRYILSPKIFDLLGSQEPGSGGEIQLTDAIARLKHIEAVYAYNFEGVRYDVGEKMGFIQTTIEMALEREDLKNSLLDYLSRVVEKEFIK, from the coding sequence ATGAATGTAAGAAAAGCTATCATTCCAGCAGCAGGACTTGGAACGCGCTTTCTTCCAGCAACAAAAGCGATGCCTAAGGAAATGCTGCCAATTGTAGATAAGCCAACAATTCAATATATTGTAGAGGAAGCAGTAGAATCAGGGATAGAGGATATTATCATCGTCACAGGCAGGGGGAAAAGGGCCATTGAAGATCACTTTGATCACTCGTTTGAACTTGAACAAAATTTACTGAAGAAAGGAAAAATGGAACTATTAGACGAAGTCCAAAAATCTTCGAAACTTGTTGATATACATTACATAAGACAAAAAGAGCCAAAAGGCCTTGGTCATGCCATATGGTGTGCCCGTAAATTTATAGGTGATGAACCATTTGCCGTTTTATTAGGTGATGATATTGTTCGTGCTCAAAAACCTTGCTTGAAACAACTAATCGAACAGTATAATCACTACAGAGCATCAATCCTAGGTGTGCAAACCGTTGAGGATGATGAGGTTTCCAGATATGGGATCGTCGATGGAAAGAAAATCGGAAGTCGGTTTTATGGTGTTAATCATTTGATTGAGAAACCAAAGAAAGAAGATGCCCCATCCAACCTAGCAATTTTAGGTCGCTATATTCTTAGCCCAAAGATTTTTGACCTGTTAGGTAGCCAGGAGCCCGGGTCTGGTGGTGAAATTCAATTAACCGATGCAATTGCTCGCCTAAAACACATAGAAGCTGTTTATGCTTATAATTTTGAAGGTGTTCGCTATGATGTAGGTGAAAAAATGGGGTTTATACAAACAACCATCGAAATGGCGCTTGAGCGGGAGGATTTAAAAAATAGTTTACTAGATTACCTTTCTAGAGTAGTGGAAAAAGAATTCATTAAATAG
- a CDS encoding glycosyltransferase family 4 protein, whose protein sequence is MPKKILFCATVDYHFKAFHLPYMKWFKEQGWEVHVAAAGTINLPLTDIKFNLPIHRSPFNLANIKAYNELKTIIDKENYTLIHCHTPIGGVLARFAARKARRYGTKVIYTAHGFHFCKGAPLVNWLVYYPIEKHLSRFTDCLITINTEDYNLAHKHRFNAGSIDHVHGVGIDIERFKPLDELLKKERRKQYGYHRDDLLLFYAAEFNKNKNQQLLIKVLAKIKKELSQARLILAGTGAQVDECRHIANSLGVENAVDFLGFRKDIHQMLPMCDIAVSSSFREGLPVNIMEAMACGLPVVVSDNRGHKELVRNNENGSIIDIKDINGFVEQLTLLGKNEELRKNLGLNGRQTIKNQYCIKKILEEKEIIYSRFLNKRGDYEWAVQ, encoded by the coding sequence ATGCCTAAAAAAATCTTATTTTGTGCAACAGTCGATTATCATTTTAAGGCTTTTCATTTACCCTATATGAAGTGGTTTAAAGAACAGGGGTGGGAAGTTCATGTTGCAGCTGCTGGAACGATTAATTTGCCGTTAACTGATATCAAGTTCAATCTTCCAATACACAGATCTCCTTTCAACCTGGCAAATATAAAAGCCTACAATGAACTTAAGACAATTATAGATAAAGAAAACTATACATTGATCCATTGCCATACACCTATAGGGGGAGTGCTTGCTCGATTTGCAGCAAGAAAAGCCAGAAGGTATGGAACAAAGGTCATTTATACTGCACACGGATTCCATTTTTGCAAAGGGGCACCACTAGTTAACTGGTTAGTCTATTACCCAATTGAAAAACATCTCTCTCGATTTACAGACTGTCTTATAACCATTAATACTGAAGACTACAATTTAGCACATAAACATCGGTTTAATGCGGGGAGTATTGACCATGTTCATGGTGTTGGGATAGACATAGAACGCTTTAAGCCGTTAGATGAATTATTAAAAAAAGAACGAAGAAAGCAATATGGCTATCACCGTGATGATTTATTACTCTTTTACGCTGCTGAATTCAACAAAAACAAAAACCAACAGCTACTTATAAAAGTCCTTGCTAAGATAAAAAAAGAGCTGTCACAAGCTCGTCTTATCTTAGCTGGTACGGGGGCACAAGTAGATGAGTGTAGACATATAGCGAATTCTCTTGGAGTAGAAAATGCAGTTGATTTTCTCGGCTTTCGAAAGGACATTCATCAGATGTTACCAATGTGTGATATAGCTGTCAGTTCCAGCTTTCGTGAAGGATTGCCTGTAAACATTATGGAGGCAATGGCTTGTGGGCTCCCGGTTGTGGTTAGTGATAATAGGGGGCATAAAGAACTTGTTCGAAATAATGAAAATGGATCGATAATAGATATAAAAGATATAAACGGTTTCGTAGAACAACTGACTCTACTTGGGAAAAATGAAGAATTAAGAAAAAACCTAGGCTTAAATGGAAGGCAAACGATAAAAAATCAATATTGTATTAAAAAAATATTAGAAGAAAAGGAAATCATCTATTCGAGATTCTTAAATAAGAGGGGGGATTATGAGTGGGCGGTCCAATAA
- a CDS encoding glycosyltransferase family 1 protein codes for MGGPIRVLHVVVNMNRGGAETLLMNLYRNVDRSKVQFDFLTCKKGVFDDEIIQLGGIIHRIPYISESGHFGFKKALQRFFESHSEYRIVHSHLDKMSGIVLNTAKESNIPIRIAHSHNTNSEGKTAAKLYKWYIGNYILKSATHLLACSNAAAKWLFKNEIGRVQVLKNGIESDNFTYSQDQRKKIRGELELKKDDFVIGHVGRFNHQKNHDFLIDVFAQINQAIPQSKLILVGDGQLREKMEKKILKLNLNKQVFVIGVRSDISQLLQGFDLFMFPSLHEGLPVTLIEAQAAGLPCVVSDVITKEVDMEVNLVEFVSITNKAQWIDKVIEIAEGPLRRVEAKSNLSKKGYDIKNTAEWTQMFYLSV; via the coding sequence GTGGGCGGTCCAATAAGGGTTTTGCATGTCGTAGTCAATATGAATCGTGGAGGTGCCGAAACCCTTCTTATGAATTTATATCGAAATGTCGATCGCAGCAAGGTACAATTTGATTTCCTCACTTGTAAAAAAGGAGTATTCGATGATGAAATTATCCAACTTGGGGGGATCATACATCGAATTCCATATATTTCGGAATCAGGTCATTTTGGATTTAAAAAAGCGTTACAACGTTTCTTTGAATCGCATTCAGAGTATAGGATTGTTCATTCACACTTGGATAAAATGAGTGGAATTGTACTCAATACTGCTAAGGAAAGTAATATTCCAATTCGAATTGCTCACAGCCATAATACAAACAGTGAGGGAAAGACTGCGGCTAAGCTATACAAATGGTATATAGGAAACTATATCTTAAAGAGTGCCACACATTTACTTGCTTGTTCGAATGCTGCTGCAAAATGGCTTTTTAAGAATGAAATTGGTCGCGTTCAAGTTTTAAAAAATGGCATAGAGAGTGACAACTTTACTTATTCTCAAGACCAGAGAAAAAAGATTAGAGGAGAGTTGGAACTAAAGAAAGATGATTTTGTAATCGGGCATGTTGGACGTTTTAATCATCAAAAAAATCACGATTTTCTTATCGATGTTTTTGCTCAAATAAATCAGGCGATACCTCAGTCAAAACTGATATTGGTAGGTGATGGACAGTTAAGAGAAAAGATGGAAAAGAAAATTTTAAAATTAAATTTAAATAAGCAAGTGTTTGTAATTGGAGTTCGTAGTGATATTTCTCAGCTACTACAAGGTTTTGATTTATTTATGTTCCCCTCTCTTCATGAAGGATTACCAGTCACTCTAATTGAAGCCCAAGCAGCTGGGTTACCTTGTGTCGTCTCAGATGTCATTACCAAAGAAGTAGATATGGAAGTGAATTTAGTTGAATTTGTTTCTATAACTAATAAAGCACAATGGATAGATAAAGTAATAGAAATCGCTGAAGGGCCGTTAAGACGTGTAGAGGCGAAAAGTAATTTATCCAAAAAAGGCTATGATATTAAGAATACTGCAGAATGGACGCAAATGTTTTATTTATCAGTATAG
- a CDS encoding glycosyltransferase family 2 protein produces MKKLTVFTPTYNRGYCLHNCYNSLVQQTNKDFVWLIIDDGSTDNTKELVNGWIAEDKIDIQYHRQKNQGMHGAHNTAYKLINTELNVCIDSDDMLAEGAVEKIVSFWSEHGCDKVSGMVGLDSYTNGKIIGSKFPEHTTTSTLFDLYNKYNVTGDKKLVYRTELTKKYPYPVFGDEKYVGLAYKYYKLDQEYKLLLMNETLCIVEYLPDGSSLNMLMQYYKNPKGFSFYRKELMKLPSANIAFKFRQAIHYVSSSLLDKNYKFISESPCKSLTLFAITPGIFLFFLIVTKIKIT; encoded by the coding sequence TTGAAAAAACTTACAGTATTTACACCGACATATAATAGAGGCTACTGTCTCCATAATTGTTATAACAGTCTTGTACAACAAACGAATAAAGACTTCGTCTGGTTGATCATCGATGATGGCTCAACTGATAATACAAAAGAATTAGTTAACGGCTGGATAGCAGAAGATAAGATTGACATTCAATACCATAGACAGAAGAACCAAGGAATGCATGGTGCTCACAACACAGCTTACAAACTTATAAATACTGAGTTAAATGTTTGTATTGATTCAGATGACATGTTAGCCGAAGGAGCTGTTGAGAAGATAGTGTCATTCTGGTCCGAACACGGATGTGATAAAGTGAGTGGCATGGTAGGTCTTGATTCGTACACCAATGGAAAGATCATTGGTTCAAAGTTTCCAGAGCACACCACAACTTCAACTCTCTTTGATTTATATAACAAATATAATGTTACAGGGGATAAAAAACTGGTTTATCGTACTGAGTTAACAAAAAAGTACCCTTATCCAGTTTTTGGTGATGAGAAATATGTCGGTTTAGCTTATAAGTATTACAAGCTTGATCAAGAATACAAATTGCTCTTAATGAATGAAACGTTATGTATTGTTGAATATTTGCCTGATGGTTCTTCCTTAAACATGCTAATGCAGTATTATAAAAACCCAAAAGGCTTTTCATTTTATCGCAAGGAGCTAATGAAACTGCCATCTGCAAATATAGCTTTTAAGTTCAGACAGGCAATACATTATGTATCAAGCAGTTTATTAGACAAAAATTACAAATTTATTAGTGAGAGCCCATGTAAATCTCTAACTTTATTTGCCATTACACCGGGCATTTTTTTATTTTTTTTAATCGTAACAAAAATTAAGATTACTTAA
- a CDS encoding EpsG family protein produces MAILWVNLALVFSFSFMSRYCATTGISTTATMPVLIRPNKYFVFFALLTLVLVSGLRNTIGDTYYYIHAYEVNDHSWSSILGEKDIGFGILQMILKSFSSDPQTLLLVTALITNVLIVLVLYRYSRLFELSLYVYITSGLFLVSMNGIRQFLAAAIIFAATKYILDGSWKKFIFVVLIASSFHQSALILIPIYFIVRRKAWTKTTFGLLLAAILIVIGYNQFSEFLFSAISESQYGHYQGFSEGGANMLRILVNAAPLALAYFGREKLRESFTNGDYIVNLCILNLVFMVIASQNWIFARFTIYFGLYQLILIAWVVKLFCKKDQKLVYYAIVVCYFIYFYYEHVISLNIHYRSNFF; encoded by the coding sequence ATGGCTATTCTTTGGGTCAATTTAGCGCTAGTCTTTAGTTTCTCATTTATGTCTAGATACTGTGCTACTACCGGTATAAGTACAACCGCTACCATGCCTGTATTGATAAGACCTAATAAGTATTTTGTTTTTTTTGCACTGTTAACACTAGTATTAGTATCTGGCCTCCGAAACACAATTGGAGATACTTATTATTACATCCATGCATATGAAGTGAATGATCACAGTTGGAGCAGTATTCTTGGTGAAAAAGATATCGGATTTGGTATCCTTCAAATGATCTTGAAGAGTTTTTCAAGTGACCCGCAAACCTTATTATTAGTCACTGCTTTAATTACTAACGTATTAATCGTTTTAGTGTTATACAGGTATTCTAGATTGTTTGAATTAAGCCTCTATGTGTATATCACAAGTGGCTTATTTTTAGTGTCAATGAATGGTATCAGACAGTTTTTGGCAGCAGCTATCATCTTTGCTGCTACAAAATATATTCTAGATGGAAGCTGGAAGAAATTTATTTTTGTTGTTCTAATAGCATCATCATTTCACCAAAGTGCACTTATACTGATCCCTATTTATTTTATAGTAAGAAGAAAAGCTTGGACCAAGACAACATTCGGGTTGTTATTAGCCGCTATTCTCATCGTTATCGGATACAATCAATTTTCAGAATTTCTATTCTCAGCTATTAGTGAAAGTCAATATGGACATTATCAAGGGTTTTCTGAAGGTGGAGCCAATATGTTAAGGATTCTAGTAAATGCAGCCCCATTAGCCCTTGCATACTTTGGGAGAGAGAAACTTAGAGAGTCCTTTACAAATGGAGATTACATTGTAAATCTTTGTATCTTAAATCTTGTCTTTATGGTTATTGCATCTCAAAATTGGATTTTTGCAAGGTTTACGATTTACTTCGGTTTATATCAATTAATATTGATAGCCTGGGTTGTTAAATTGTTCTGTAAAAAAGATCAAAAACTTGTGTATTACGCTATTGTCGTATGCTATTTTATCTACTTCTATTATGAGCATGTCATATCCTTAAACATTCATTACAGAAGTAACTTTTTCTAA
- a CDS encoding sugar transferase — translation MKRTFDLIVAFILLFMFFPVIIVIALLIKAKLGSPIIFKQERPGLYGKPFYLYKFRTMTSEKNKAGVLLPDHRRLTSFGQFIRKYSLDEIPQLLNVIRGHISLVGPRPLLMEYLPLYTTEQFKRHNVRPGITGWAQVNGRNAITWEEKFALDLWYVTNHSFLLDIKVLILTVYKVFKSEGINQVGQATVDRFNGQNTKVSGGHE, via the coding sequence ATCAAACGAACATTCGATTTAATCGTAGCGTTTATTTTATTATTTATGTTTTTTCCAGTGATTATCGTCATTGCTTTACTAATCAAAGCGAAGCTCGGTTCGCCCATTATTTTCAAACAAGAAAGACCAGGTCTATATGGAAAGCCTTTTTACCTTTATAAATTTCGAACAATGACAAGTGAGAAAAACAAAGCCGGTGTCTTACTTCCGGATCATAGGAGACTCACTTCATTTGGGCAGTTTATAAGAAAATACAGCTTGGATGAAATTCCACAACTATTAAATGTCATTCGTGGTCATATTAGTTTGGTCGGTCCGAGGCCATTATTAATGGAATATTTGCCGTTGTATACAACAGAACAATTTAAAAGACATAACGTTAGGCCTGGAATCACAGGGTGGGCACAGGTGAACGGGCGCAATGCCATTACCTGGGAAGAAAAGTTTGCATTAGATTTGTGGTACGTTACGAACCATTCTTTTTTATTAGATATAAAGGTTCTCATTCTAACAGTTTACAAAGTATTTAAATCTGAAGGTATTAACCAAGTTGGTCAGGCAACAGTAGATCGATTTAACGGACAAAATACAAAGGTAAGCGGTGGTCATGAATGA
- a CDS encoding acetyltransferase, producing MKIIIIGQGGHSKVIKDMILEKDEFEIVGYLDDVYKELVFNEDFFYGPISSLQEVILYYGAVKIVIAIGDNKVRKMIAERLDLPLAHYATLIHKLAVISPSAELGCGTVVMSNAVVNADTKIGDHTIINTSAVIEHDNSVGSFVHISPNATLTGSVKVEEGVHVGAGAIIIPNIKIGAGSIIGAGATVIKDVPPCCTAVGVPAKYKMREGDTIVENNI from the coding sequence ATGAAAATCATTATTATTGGTCAAGGGGGCCACAGTAAAGTAATTAAGGATATGATTTTAGAAAAAGATGAATTTGAAATCGTCGGGTACTTAGATGATGTTTACAAAGAATTAGTTTTCAATGAAGATTTCTTTTATGGCCCTATTTCAAGTTTGCAAGAGGTTATCCTTTATTATGGTGCTGTTAAAATAGTCATTGCTATTGGAGATAATAAAGTCAGAAAGATGATAGCCGAAAGATTAGATCTTCCACTAGCTCATTACGCAACATTGATTCATAAATTAGCAGTGATAAGTCCTAGTGCGGAATTAGGATGTGGGACTGTGGTCATGTCCAATGCTGTTGTTAATGCTGATACAAAAATAGGTGATCATACAATAATAAATACTAGTGCAGTAATCGAACATGATAATTCAGTAGGTTCATTTGTCCATATATCTCCTAATGCTACCTTAACGGGGTCAGTAAAAGTGGAAGAGGGTGTGCATGTAGGAGCGGGAGCAATCATTATTCCGAATATCAAGATTGGTGCTGGCTCTATTATTGGTGCCGGAGCCACTGTTATTAAAGATGTTCCACCATGTTGTACTGCTGTTGGAGTTCCTGCAAAGTACAAAATGAGAGAAGGTGATACAATTGTTGAAAACAATATCTAA
- a CDS encoding aminotransferase class I/II-fold pyridoxal phosphate-dependent enzyme, which produces MSGNEQKYIKEAFDTNWIAPVGTNLNAFEKEIADYVGVKEALAVSSGTAAIHLALSLLDVKTGDTVFCSTLTFVASANPILYQGAEPVFIDSDPESWNMSPQALETALNDAFIKGQLPKAVIVVNLYGQSAKMNDIVSLCKKYRVPMIEDAAESLGSTYCRKASGTFGDFGIYSFNGNKIITTSGGGMLVSDDKEALSKARFLATQARDPAPHYQHSQLGFNYRLSNVLAGIGRSQLAVLEDRVDAKRTIFERYLLELTDIPGIEFMPELKNTRSNRWLTVLTINEEEAGVTTKTLLDALGEENIESRPVWKPLHMQPLFRGYCYYPHKDGESVSEHLFEKGICLPSGSNLSEEEQGRVIECIVNTIKSKVGIDGKLRWG; this is translated from the coding sequence ATGAGTGGAAATGAACAAAAGTACATTAAGGAAGCCTTTGATACCAATTGGATTGCTCCAGTAGGAACAAATCTTAATGCTTTTGAAAAGGAAATCGCAGATTACGTAGGAGTCAAAGAAGCTTTAGCAGTAAGTTCAGGCACTGCAGCTATACATTTGGCTCTTTCTTTGTTAGACGTAAAAACTGGAGATACCGTTTTTTGTTCCACTTTAACTTTTGTAGCTAGTGCCAACCCCATTCTTTATCAGGGGGCTGAGCCAGTTTTCATTGATTCGGATCCTGAGTCATGGAACATGTCACCTCAAGCTTTAGAAACTGCATTAAATGATGCTTTTATTAAAGGTCAGTTACCGAAAGCGGTAATTGTCGTTAATTTATACGGTCAAAGCGCTAAAATGAATGACATCGTTTCTTTATGTAAAAAGTATCGGGTTCCAATGATTGAGGATGCCGCTGAATCGCTCGGATCCACGTATTGCAGGAAAGCGAGCGGCACATTTGGTGATTTTGGTATTTATTCATTCAATGGCAATAAAATCATTACAACATCCGGCGGAGGGATGCTTGTGTCTGATGATAAGGAAGCCTTATCAAAGGCCAGATTTTTAGCCACTCAAGCAAGAGACCCGGCACCTCACTATCAACATAGTCAACTTGGATTTAACTATCGATTGAGCAATGTATTAGCTGGAATCGGCAGATCGCAATTAGCAGTATTGGAAGACAGAGTTGATGCGAAAAGAACAATCTTTGAACGGTATTTATTAGAATTAACCGATATTCCAGGCATTGAATTCATGCCTGAATTAAAGAATACACGATCCAATCGATGGCTGACGGTACTTACGATTAATGAAGAGGAAGCCGGTGTTACTACAAAAACATTACTAGACGCTTTAGGAGAAGAAAACATTGAATCAAGACCAGTTTGGAAACCTCTCCATATGCAGCCTCTTTTTAGAGGTTATTGCTATTATCCTCATAAAGATGGCGAAAGCGTTTCTGAACATTTATTTGAAAAAGGTATCTGTCTTCCATCCGGATCCAACTTGAGCGAAGAAGAACAAGGAAGAGTGATTGAGTGTATCGTTAATACAATAAAATCAAAGGTAGGAATTGATGGGAAACTACGTTGGGGGTGA
- a CDS encoding glycosyltransferase family 32 protein, with product MTKKKIPKIVHYCWFGGNEKPDLIKKCIASWKNHLTDYQIMEWNEKSFDIDTNQFVREAYEAKKFAFVSDYVRVHALYHFGGIYLDTDVEIFRPFDDLLHHDSFWGFEQGNYIATSTIGSAKENPLIKKFLDSYYNKAFIKEDGTFDNLTNVAIVTKMLEDFGLKKNGEFQVIDEIGAFYPQAYFSPYDYINCRMLFSEATYTVHYFHKSWLPPMERFKSNLKMALSKVVGGENIARFRKLVSKS from the coding sequence ATGACAAAAAAGAAAATCCCCAAAATAGTTCATTACTGCTGGTTTGGGGGAAATGAAAAGCCTGATCTTATCAAAAAATGTATTGCAAGTTGGAAAAATCATTTGACCGATTATCAAATCATGGAGTGGAATGAGAAGAGTTTTGATATTGACACAAACCAATTTGTAAGAGAAGCGTATGAAGCAAAAAAGTTTGCATTTGTCAGTGATTATGTAAGAGTTCACGCACTGTATCATTTTGGTGGTATTTACTTAGATACCGATGTAGAAATATTTAGACCGTTCGATGATCTGTTACATCACGATTCTTTTTGGGGGTTTGAACAAGGAAACTATATTGCGACTAGTACGATAGGGTCTGCTAAAGAAAATCCATTGATTAAGAAATTTTTAGATTCCTATTATAATAAAGCTTTCATTAAAGAAGATGGAACATTTGATAATCTAACAAATGTAGCGATCGTAACGAAGATGCTTGAAGATTTTGGACTTAAGAAAAACGGTGAATTTCAAGTAATTGATGAAATAGGAGCTTTTTATCCTCAAGCTTATTTTTCACCGTATGACTATATTAACTGTAGAATGCTTTTTTCAGAAGCAACTTATACCGTGCACTATTTTCACAAAAGTTGGCTTCCACCAATGGAGAGATTCAAAAGTAATTTAAAAATGGCGTTATCAAAGGTAGTTGGAGGAGAAAATATCGCAAGATTTAGGAAGTTGGTTTCAAAATCATAG
- a CDS encoding glycosyltransferase has translation MKKVMIASFDMEVGGVERSLISMLEHFDYKRNNVDLMLYRHQGDFMNLIPKEVNLLDEIVQYTTFRKSIYEVFKDKKFSIGLSRLLSKVTADVFGKIKKITEPGYYQMQLMWKYALPFLPKIEQEYDVAISYLWPHYFVAEKVNANKKIAWIHTDYSNVETDVKSDLKMWNKFDHIIAVSEACKDSFLKKYSLLKHKVTVIENITSPEFIRKMAEEEVDIRIKEDQRFKIMTVARLSHAKGIDHAVRALKKLKDKGYGDIAWYVVGYGGDEFKIRQLIKECELSDSFILLGKKTNPYPYMKAADIYVQPSRYEGKAVTVTEAKILGKPILITNYSTAASQVNDRFDGVIYSLGEEGIVSGIEELLLDIKLRDALCENCMSFDYRNNQELLKLYHMIG, from the coding sequence ATGAAAAAAGTGATGATAGCTTCCTTTGACATGGAAGTAGGTGGCGTTGAAAGAAGTCTAATCAGTATGCTTGAACACTTTGATTATAAAAGAAATAATGTTGACTTAATGTTATATCGCCACCAGGGTGATTTTATGAACTTAATCCCTAAAGAAGTAAATCTATTAGATGAAATCGTTCAATATACGACATTTCGAAAATCAATTTATGAAGTTTTTAAAGACAAGAAATTCAGTATTGGACTCTCAAGACTACTTTCTAAAGTAACTGCCGATGTTTTCGGAAAAATAAAGAAAATTACGGAACCAGGTTATTATCAAATGCAACTCATGTGGAAGTATGCATTACCTTTCCTCCCTAAAATTGAACAAGAATATGACGTAGCGATTAGCTATTTATGGCCTCATTATTTTGTTGCTGAAAAAGTGAATGCGAATAAGAAAATTGCTTGGATTCATACCGACTATTCCAATGTAGAAACGGATGTAAAATCAGATTTAAAAATGTGGAACAAATTTGATCATATCATTGCCGTTTCAGAAGCATGTAAAGACTCTTTCTTAAAGAAATACAGTCTGTTAAAACACAAGGTTACCGTAATTGAAAATATTACTTCTCCTGAGTTTATAAGAAAGATGGCCGAAGAAGAGGTAGATATCCGAATTAAAGAAGATCAACGCTTTAAAATAATGACAGTTGCCAGGTTATCTCATGCCAAGGGTATTGATCATGCTGTTCGAGCATTAAAAAAATTGAAAGATAAAGGATATGGAGATATCGCATGGTATGTGGTGGGATATGGCGGTGATGAATTCAAGATTAGGCAGCTAATAAAGGAATGTGAACTAAGTGATTCTTTTATTTTACTGGGGAAAAAGACCAATCCTTATCCGTATATGAAAGCTGCTGATATTTATGTTCAACCATCGAGATATGAGGGGAAAGCAGTCACCGTTACAGAGGCAAAAATTCTTGGAAAACCAATATTAATAACGAATTACTCTACAGCGGCAAGTCAAGTAAACGATCGTTTTGATGGAGTAATATACAGTTTAGGTGAGGAAGGGATTGTAAGTGGAATAGAAGAATTATTATTAGATATAAAATTAAGAGATGCGTTATGCGAGAATTGTATGAGCTTCGATTATCGTAACAATCAGGAATTGTTAAAGTTATACCATATGATTGGTTAA
- a CDS encoding glycosyltransferase family 2 protein — MIPKVSVIVPAYNCESYISKCMESILNQTYQNTEVIIINDGSTDRTDEIINIYKQKDQRVKYFYQTNSGPSEARNRGLKESTGNYIVFVDSDDIVDKYYVAILLKKMLSSSSDIACCGYNDVSIYGTSKIIDFNYSTPITKHLFMRMCCYGTGGVLWGKIFKREIIIKNNLELDKNIFMCEDLIFVLQYSAHCSSFSVVNEYLYHYNRFNEGSISSNISINYIDNYVKVWSELENIFDSVNHDKQKTNQILCEKVQEITMFLLEQQSKDIRNIGIKATISNIKKILNTPYVEAYRNYFSSDNYFYKPYIYLLKINSTKLIFIYGAYINLLRSSKRRLLRRG, encoded by the coding sequence GTGATTCCAAAAGTTAGTGTAATTGTACCTGCGTATAATTGCGAGTCTTACATTTCTAAATGTATGGAAAGTATACTTAATCAAACCTATCAAAACACCGAAGTGATTATTATAAATGATGGATCAACAGACAGAACCGATGAAATAATTAATATTTATAAGCAAAAAGACCAACGAGTTAAATATTTTTACCAAACGAATAGTGGCCCATCTGAAGCACGGAATAGAGGCTTGAAAGAATCTACAGGAAATTACATTGTTTTTGTAGACTCAGATGATATTGTTGATAAATATTATGTCGCAATTTTACTAAAAAAAATGTTAAGTTCATCTTCTGATATAGCCTGTTGTGGTTATAATGATGTTTCCATTTATGGAACTTCAAAAATTATTGACTTTAATTACAGCACTCCTATAACAAAACATTTGTTTATGAGAATGTGTTGCTATGGTACTGGTGGTGTATTGTGGGGGAAAATATTTAAAAGAGAAATTATTATTAAAAATAACTTAGAACTAGATAAAAATATTTTTATGTGTGAAGATTTAATTTTTGTTTTACAATATTCAGCCCATTGCAGTTCTTTTTCAGTAGTTAATGAATATTTGTATCATTATAATAGATTTAATGAAGGTAGCATTAGCTCTAATATTTCAATTAACTATATAGATAATTATGTAAAGGTATGGAGTGAACTGGAAAATATATTCGATAGCGTTAATCACGATAAGCAAAAAACGAATCAAATATTGTGTGAGAAGGTTCAAGAAATTACAATGTTTTTATTGGAGCAACAAAGTAAGGATATTAGAAATATAGGAATTAAAGCTACAATTTCTAACATAAAAAAAATATTAAATACGCCCTATGTTGAGGCTTATAGAAATTATTTTTCATCTGATAATTATTTTTATAAGCCTTATATCTATTTATTGAAGATAAACTCTACAAAGCTAATTTTTATTTATGGGGCTTATATAAATTTATTGAGGTCATCAAAAAGACGATTATTAAGAAGAGGATAG